A region of Streptomyces sp. R44 DNA encodes the following proteins:
- a CDS encoding DUF305 domain-containing protein: protein MRAFTHRTNRTNRTPRKLALAGVLAAAGLLLTACGTDDGMSGMDHGGTSATSSASTSASAPAAPGADSAPGDFNDADVMFAQMMIPHHEQALEMAKLADGRAEDPEVKKLVAAIEQAQDPEIQKMKAWLKGWGKPESAGHGSGHGMAGMMSDQDMKDLAAAKGKAFDRKFAELMIAHHDGAVAMAKDEQKSGGNATAKKLADDVVRTQSAEVAQLKKILDRL, encoded by the coding sequence ATGCGTGCCTTCACCCACCGCACGAACCGAACGAACCGCACCCCCCGCAAGCTCGCGCTCGCTGGGGTCCTCGCCGCGGCCGGACTGCTGCTCACCGCCTGTGGCACCGACGACGGCATGAGCGGGATGGACCACGGCGGTACGTCCGCCACGTCGTCCGCCTCCACCTCGGCGTCCGCTCCCGCGGCCCCCGGCGCGGACTCCGCCCCCGGCGACTTCAACGACGCGGACGTCATGTTCGCGCAGATGATGATCCCCCACCACGAGCAGGCCCTGGAGATGGCGAAGCTCGCCGACGGCCGGGCCGAGGACCCCGAGGTCAAGAAGCTGGTCGCCGCGATCGAGCAGGCCCAGGACCCGGAGATCCAGAAGATGAAGGCCTGGCTGAAGGGCTGGGGCAAGCCCGAGTCCGCCGGGCACGGCTCCGGCCACGGCATGGCCGGGATGATGTCCGACCAGGACATGAAGGACCTGGCCGCCGCCAAGGGCAAGGCCTTCGACCGGAAGTTCGCCGAGCTGATGATCGCGCACCACGACGGCGCCGTCGCCATGGCGAAGGACGAGCAGAAGAGCGGCGGCAACGCCACGGCCAAGAAGCTCGCCGACGACGT
- a CDS encoding DUF6153 family protein has product MRAHRAERGRRAGGAIGHLLLVVVLALGVFLMHAVGHPEGSGGGMDTSTASHHGTPAQAGAAHHGDSSDAQHEPGTGMDMTTLCVAVLGAWLLAGLLRAALGRRPDWLTLLLARLTPALGPHAPPPRPPDLARLSVLRI; this is encoded by the coding sequence GTGCGCGCACACCGAGCGGAACGCGGCAGACGAGCAGGAGGTGCCATCGGGCACCTCCTGCTCGTCGTCGTGCTCGCGCTCGGCGTGTTCCTGATGCACGCGGTGGGGCACCCCGAGGGCTCCGGCGGCGGCATGGACACCTCCACCGCCTCTCACCACGGCACCCCGGCGCAGGCCGGCGCCGCGCACCACGGCGACAGCTCCGACGCCCAACACGAGCCGGGTACGGGGATGGACATGACCACCCTCTGCGTGGCCGTCCTCGGCGCCTGGCTGCTCGCGGGGCTCCTGCGGGCCGCGCTCGGACGCCGCCCCGACTGGCTGACCCTCCTCCTCGCGCGGCTCACCCCCGCGCTCGGGCCGCACGCCCCTCCCCCACGTCCCCCGGACCTCGCACGGCTGTCCGTCCTGCGGATCTAG